GCTTATGTTCAGCTAATAAACACGTCTCCCAGTGCGCACGATTGAACAATTGAGTTAAGCCATCTGTTTGACTTAATATTGCCAATTCTTCATTCGCTTTTTTCAAGCCTTGCTTATGCACAGCATTGTCTGTGACATCATAAACCAATAAACACAAGTGGCTAACGTCACCCGTAGAAGATAAAAGCGGAATGAACGTGGTGTTTTGATACATGAAATCAGCGCTGCCAGTAACAGGGCGATAACTATCAAACTTAAACAAGTAGGGTCTTTGTTCCCATATGGTAAAGGCTTTATTTTTCAGTAAAAAAACTGATTCTGCCTTGCGAGTAAACCAATCTTTAGGGATTTCTTCAAAGAGATCAAATATCAACTTTCCCTTTACTTGACGAGGTAATAAACCACTATGGTTTTCCATAAAACCATTAAATATTTGAATGGTGAACTCTTTATCAAGCACAACTAGACCAACATCAATGTTATGCAACATTTCCATTAGCCAATGTAATTCATTTAATTGTGATTTTTCTAACGTCATAACCAATTCCTGTCGTCGCTTAATCGCGCTAACTTATACTTATGTCATTTGCCATAAGTGATTTGTACCTGTTAACTCATGAGTTAATCAATCAAATAGGCCAATTTATTATTAAGTGTTTGCATAGACTTTTCCGTAAAGAGTAATAACAAATCACACTTGATTGGATAGTCCTCTATGCTATAACTAATTTCTATTGCGAGTGTTTTTTTCCATTTATTGGCATTATTTGCAATTAAATCAGAAATTTTTCTATGTTGCCCTAAGACCTCAGGATGTCCCTGACTAAACTGAATATCGAGCTGCTCTGATATTCCTTTTAAGCAGGCACCAATAAGTACATTTGCTAAGTCCATTAATAGTTCTAACTCAGTCCCCATATCTGCATCGTATTGATAATTCATCAGTGATGCGACATCTTTAAAGCTAGAGTCGTTAAGGATCAGCAAGGCTTCTCCTGAAATGCCTGCACTAATAAAGCCTTGGCAAATACCCGATGTACTTTCATGATTTTCGATATCTTTCAACGCCATTCGAAGCTCACTCACTTCGATGAAATTAACATTAGGAATAGGTAATTCAACAAAAACGTTGAGTAAACGAGCAAGTAAATCACCCGCTCGACCCATAGCAACATTGGCTATTTCTTGATAACAATCGCGAACATCCGTTGATAAGGTAAGATTTGTCTCTGCAACTTGTGGTTCACTCTCAACCGTAGAGACATTAATTTGAGTAACCTTGGGTTTCTCAGGAGTATTTATAACAGCAGATGGTGTAGTTGCAGGAATATTAATTGACGTATTATGCGATGTGTCTAATTCATGATTCGTCGCTGGAATTTCATGAGAGAAAAGTCCATACGATGATAGTACTTCAGTGAGAATATCTTTATTGACCGGTTTTTGAATAAAACCTAGTGCGCCTAAACTCGTCACACGTTGATGAGCCTCAGGTTGAATATCACCTGATATTACAATGGTAAGTGTTGGTAAATCTTGCGCCATAATGGCTTCAAGCACTTGATAGCCATCCATCTTTGGCATGTTAAGATCAAGTAATAGTACGTCGCCCTTCCCTGCCTTTATCGCTTCAATTCCCTCAACACCATCAGCGGCAAAACTTATTTCAACATCCCAACCATCAGGTAATGATCGCGCTACTTGCTTGCGCGCCATATTAGAATCATCACAAATTAATAATTTAGTGGTCATATTAATCTTAGGCCTTACATAAACGATAACAATGGCCGAGTATTAAATATCTAGCCTCTATTGATAACCTTAAAGTATCCAACATAAAACACAATGATTAAGTTCTATTTATAGAATTTTTATCGCTAAACGGCTAATATAATTTCACCTTAACCATTAATTTCAATAAACCATGAATTTTCCTACTTCAAACATTGCCTTATGTGCATTTTTTATCGCCAGTTTTACGATTGCTTTCACTAGCCATAGTGATAATTTTGACTCAAAAAAACTTAAATCAACACAAAACCTAGTCAAAGCAGGAGATAAGTATGTCACCCTGTTAGGCGAACAGGTAAATGTTGGCGAGCAAGCTCCGCAGTTTAAAGTTGTAGATAAAAACTTTGCACCGGTGACATTGGCAGACTTTCAAGGACAAACGGTACTTATTTCAGTAGTGCCAAGCTTAGATACCGGTGTTTGTTCTATCCAAACAAAACGATTTAATGAAGAAGCAGCAAAGCTCCCTGAGAATATTACCATTTTAACCATCAGTAATGATTTGCCTTTTGCTCAAAAACGTTTTTGTGATGCTGAAAAAGTCGACAATATTAAAGTACTATCCGATTCAGTTTGGCGTGATTTTGGCACGAGCTATGGTTTATTAATTAAGGATATGGGACTACTTACCCGTGCCATATTTGTTATAAATAACCAAGGAAAGATTGTTTACAAAGAGCTAGTTGCTAACATATCACAACATCCTAATTATGATAAAGCGCTAGCTAAAGTTAGATATACGGCGCCTGTTATCGTTATCGATCCTGAAGCCGAAGTTGATGCGACTAAAGAACTTCCCGTAAAAGAAACCGAAAAATAATGCTTTAAGCACAAACTTAAAATAGCACTTAAAAACAAATACTTGAAAAATAAAACACAAATTAATTCAACTTTATTCTTGAAAAATCAATAAACAATCCCATCTTTAATTGTGTAGTCGCCGTAAGGGGCTACACAACAAAAATTGCCTGTTCATTGTGAAAGGCAGCATTATTTTAAATGACATATGATTTTGTGATTAAACGCTAGGCAATATTTTTGCTATAAAATCACTAATAACATCAACATCGCTATTTAAAATAATAATCACTTTATTGCTATATTATAGGATAACTTATTATGCGTAACTCTACAGACTACAGCCCTCTTTATCGTTCATTTATTGGCTTTGACCATTTAGCTAGTTTAATTGATAAAGCTTCCCAGCCGGGCAAACAATCATCATACCCGCCATATAACATTGAGTTATTGGCCGAAAATCAATACCGGATTACTATGGCTGTCGCAGGCTTTCGTGAAGAAGATATTGATATTGAATCTAAAGACAATGGCTTAATCATTGTTGGTACCAAGCAACCCCCAGCTAATTCAACACAGGAAAGCGAAGCAACCACTCGTCATTTTTTACATCAAGGTATTGCAGAGCGAAATTTTGAGCGTAAATTCCAACTAGGAGAACACGTCAAAGTCATTGGCGCCTTTATGGAAAATGGTTTACTACACGTTGATTTAGAACGAGAAATCCCAGAAGCATTAAAGTCTCGAAAGATAGCTATAAATGGTAAAAGTTTATTGAATGGAAATTCATAACTCCTAATTTATTTCATGTTTCTCCTTTTGTTTTATCTGTTGTTTTTGCCCAGTCTTTGACTGGGCTTTTTTGTTTTACTATGCTATTTAAATAGTGATAAAAATTATTTAAGTAGTTAGCCATTGACTGAACTTCCACAGTTAAAAAATAAAATCACCATCGCAGGATCTGGCCCTGTAGGCGCCATGCTAGCCATTATTTTATCACGTGCCAATTATCAGGTAGATGTCTTTGAATCACGCCCAGACCCCAGAACGCACATTGCTCAGCAAGGTAGATCTATTAATATTACTTTATCAGAGAGAGCATGGGCGGCACTGGCTATTATTGGCATTGATAAGAAAGTTCGTCAATATGCTACGCCACTTTATAAGCGTGTATTCCATGGGCAAGATGGGATTATATCAGAACAAAACTATGGCAAAAAAAATCAAGCTATCTGGTCTATATCACGAGAAAAATTGACTGATATTCTGATCAGTCAAGCTGAGCAAGAAGCACAAGTTAACTTACACTTTGAGCAACGATTAACATACGTAGATTTTAGCACTGCTTGCTCCTCTTTCAGCTACTTGAAAGCAGGTAGAAAAGGCCATAAAGAGATAGATGCAGATTACGTCTTTGCTGCCGATGGTGCTTTTTCTAAAGTACGTCGTCTTGCGCAGGAAACACCACGTTTTAGCTATTCTCAACGTTATATGAAGCAATCATACATAGAATTAACCATTTCCCCGAACAAAGATGGTAGTTCTAAATTATCGCCACATGCTAGTCATTTATGGCCTCGCAAGGGATTTTTATTGATTGCACTGCCAAATAATGATGGTAGTTTTACCTGTACCTTATACTTAAACTACCAAGGACCTATTTCATTTTCGTCACTGACAAGTGCAAAGGCTGTAGAGGATTTTTTTCTCCATCATTTTACTGATGTTATGCCACTATTAGAAAGTCCTGTCACTGAATTCCTAAATAAAACACCTAGTCCACTATTTTTAGTGAGTGTCGATCCTTGGGTGATAAATAACAAAGTGGCTTTGATAGGCGATGCTGCGCATGCCATGCTGCCTTTCTATGGCCAAGGTTTAAATAGTAGTTTTGAAGATTGTCACGTACTCGCAAAGCTTATCAAGTTATACCGTGATGACTGGCTAAAAATATTACCCGCTTATTACTTACAACGTAAAAAAAATAACGATGCTATTAGTAAATTATCTAATGACTATTTTACTGAGATAAGCAGTCTTGATGATAATATTGATGAGCAATTGAATAAAAAGATAGCTCATCAATTCGCATTAAAGTACCCCGAACTTTGGCCTTCATTAGATCAAATGGTCAGTTTTTCTCCTGATATATCATACGTAAAAGCCAGAGAGATATCAGTAGCACAAAAGAGCATTATGGCTGAAATAATGCAAATTAAGAATATTCACCAGTGTTGGCAGGAGGATCACATATACCAGGAGTTAGAAAAAATGGCCTTAACAAGACTTGCCCCTTTACTCAAATAGCCCGGTTTGCATAAGTTAAGAATAAAACCTTAGAGTAGCGATTAGTTAAAATTCTAGTGAAAACAATAATTCTGATAAATCGGGCTTCCATTGGAATTCTTTTAGTTTGATCCTGCTACCAATCACAACGACCTGCTCATCTTGCAAATGATGCTTTTGCTTATCAAAATTTTCACTGCCTGGAGGGAAAGAAATCTTACCCTGTGAGTTAATAACTCTAAACCAAGGTACCCTTTGCCCTCGCCAGCCATCTTTTGGTACTTTACCAAGCGATTTACCGACCAGACGCGCTCTACCAGGCAAACCGGCTAAATCCGCAATTTGCCCATAACAAGCCACCTTACCTTGCGGAATTAACTGTACCGTTTGCCATATTTGTTGGTAATGAGGATTTAGCATTGTGTTATTAGTCCTGTTTTTCATCCGAATTGTTAATTACCGAATAAATTACGGTATCATAGCAGCATAAGTAAAAATAACGCGAGCGGTCAATAGACCCTGAGGAAAAACATGAAAATTTGGGTTGATGCTGATGCATGTCCAGTGGTGATCAAAGAAATATTATTCAAAGCAGCTGACAGAACGAAAATAGCCATCACCTTGGTGGCTAATCATCATGTCCGCATACCTCCTTCGCCTTTTATAAGTTTCATGCAGGTAAGTAGCGGCTTTGATGTTGCCGACGATGAAATAGTTAAGCGTATTGAAGCTAATGATTTAGTTATCACCAGTGATATTCCACTAGCAGATGAAGTGATAGATAAGTCGGGTATTGCCCTTAGTCCACGTGGCGAGCTTTATACTAAGGA
The DNA window shown above is from Colwellia psychrerythraea 34H and carries:
- a CDS encoding MGMT family protein is translated as MLNPHYQQIWQTVQLIPQGKVACYGQIADLAGLPGRARLVGKSLGKVPKDGWRGQRVPWFRVINSQGKISFPPGSENFDKQKHHLQDEQVVVIGSRIKLKEFQWKPDLSELLFSLEF
- a CDS encoding response regulator, translated to MTTKLLICDDSNMARKQVARSLPDGWDVEISFAADGVEGIEAIKAGKGDVLLLDLNMPKMDGYQVLEAIMAQDLPTLTIVISGDIQPEAHQRVTSLGALGFIQKPVNKDILTEVLSSYGLFSHEIPATNHELDTSHNTSINIPATTPSAVINTPEKPKVTQINVSTVESEPQVAETNLTLSTDVRDCYQEIANVAMGRAGDLLARLLNVFVELPIPNVNFIEVSELRMALKDIENHESTSGICQGFISAGISGEALLILNDSSFKDVASLMNYQYDADMGTELELLMDLANVLIGACLKGISEQLDIQFSQGHPEVLGQHRKISDLIANNANKWKKTLAIEISYSIEDYPIKCDLLLLFTEKSMQTLNNKLAYLID
- a CDS encoding Hsp20 family protein, whose protein sequence is MRNSTDYSPLYRSFIGFDHLASLIDKASQPGKQSSYPPYNIELLAENQYRITMAVAGFREEDIDIESKDNGLIIVGTKQPPANSTQESEATTRHFLHQGIAERNFERKFQLGEHVKVIGAFMENGLLHVDLEREIPEALKSRKIAINGKSLLNGNS
- the tpx gene encoding thiol peroxidase gives rise to the protein MNFPTSNIALCAFFIASFTIAFTSHSDNFDSKKLKSTQNLVKAGDKYVTLLGEQVNVGEQAPQFKVVDKNFAPVTLADFQGQTVLISVVPSLDTGVCSIQTKRFNEEAAKLPENITILTISNDLPFAQKRFCDAEKVDNIKVLSDSVWRDFGTSYGLLIKDMGLLTRAIFVINNQGKIVYKELVANISQHPNYDKALAKVRYTAPVIVIDPEAEVDATKELPVKETEK
- a CDS encoding sensor domain-containing diguanylate cyclase — encoded protein: MTLEKSQLNELHWLMEMLHNIDVGLVVLDKEFTIQIFNGFMENHSGLLPRQVKGKLIFDLFEEIPKDWFTRKAESVFLLKNKAFTIWEQRPYLFKFDSYRPVTGSADFMYQNTTFIPLLSSTGDVSHLCLLVYDVTDNAVHKQGLKKANEELAILSQTDGLTQLFNRAHWETCLLAEHKRWGRSQHASSLVMLDIDHFKNVNDTYGHVVGDVVIRHLSSLIRHHVRETDICGRYGGEEFAILLADTSLKNAYVFAERLRKEVAKATVTYNDIDINYTISVGVAEVDESITSHEAWVECADAALYQSKETGRNKTSLHPKQNR
- a CDS encoding YaiI/YqxD family protein, whose protein sequence is MKIWVDADACPVVIKEILFKAADRTKIAITLVANHHVRIPPSPFISFMQVSSGFDVADDEIVKRIEANDLVITSDIPLADEVIDKSGIALSPRGELYTKENIKSRLNIRDFMDTMRASGVHTGGPPALNQTDRQNFANHLDRIITQFKKTQ
- a CDS encoding FAD-dependent oxidoreductase, with the protein product MTELPQLKNKITIAGSGPVGAMLAIILSRANYQVDVFESRPDPRTHIAQQGRSINITLSERAWAALAIIGIDKKVRQYATPLYKRVFHGQDGIISEQNYGKKNQAIWSISREKLTDILISQAEQEAQVNLHFEQRLTYVDFSTACSSFSYLKAGRKGHKEIDADYVFAADGAFSKVRRLAQETPRFSYSQRYMKQSYIELTISPNKDGSSKLSPHASHLWPRKGFLLIALPNNDGSFTCTLYLNYQGPISFSSLTSAKAVEDFFLHHFTDVMPLLESPVTEFLNKTPSPLFLVSVDPWVINNKVALIGDAAHAMLPFYGQGLNSSFEDCHVLAKLIKLYRDDWLKILPAYYLQRKKNNDAISKLSNDYFTEISSLDDNIDEQLNKKIAHQFALKYPELWPSLDQMVSFSPDISYVKAREISVAQKSIMAEIMQIKNIHQCWQEDHIYQELEKMALTRLAPLLK